The Euwallacea fornicatus isolate EFF26 chromosome 18, ASM4011564v1, whole genome shotgun sequence genome segment TAAATACCTCTAACCCCCTAGCCATAAGTTTCCAGGATAACTAACGCGTTATAAATCCTGGGGCTGAAcgattgtattattattaaggCGAACTGGATTTTCATTATTCCAGTTCTCATCTGGGGTAATATCGCTTCGGTGACTAGGACCCTCAAAACCCGGATTAAGAATTATGTTTGGGAGCAACTCTATAATCTCAGGCTCCTCCACCACTGAAATCTTACGCTTTCAGCCAACGCCAACATTATTAGGATATTTACCATTAGGAGACATCCTGCATTCCTGGTAAAGGAGCACACACGTCCCCAAACCGAGAAGAATCAGGGCGCCCATAACCACCCCTACAGCGACGGCCCACCATCTAGTGTCGAAGTGTTCAGCCCCTTTGAAGAAATGTCTGGCTAATTCTTTAGtgaaaaaaagaggaaattgaGGGAAACACCAAAAAGATGGAGAAGGAAAGCAAAGAGAGGCGAGGCTTGTCGGGGCTGCTACCTACAAGTGCTCAAAGGAAGCTCTAAAATACTTTGAGAATAGGCCAAAATACATGCTACAAGACTTGAAGCATTGAAGCTTGCTCTTGCAGATTTGTCATAATACAGTTCAACACATTTAGTAAAATGACTAATTACCTGCTTCGGAATACTGACCCCTGGTGGTCCCTAGAACGTACACTAAAGGGCTCCGCCCAAGTTGATTTGTCGCCCACATTCTAAATTCATAAGTGGTGTTTGGTTTCAAGCTGAATATTTCAACTTGCCTCTAAACAATCACaagattatttatattattgtagAGAATGattattgaataatattatgaaaggaatatttttttgtggtcacaaatacatattttttgctACAACTGTGCGGTAAGCTGGCCTTACTACACGCATTTGCGAGCTGAAAGTAAAGCTTTATCAGACTTGTTTTGGAAAACGTTTTACCATACACATATCAAAGTGGCATGTGCTAGCTTCATAAATTGTTAGAGGTATCTCACATCGGCATGCATGtgataaaactttttatagaATGTGTGCATACCAGGATTCTGCTGCACACTAATATTTAGTTTAACTTGgagaagaattttaaataaagcaaCTACTATGCTTACTTACAGCGTTAGGTGGAATGTGATTTGGAGATACTGGAATCCAAGTACTATTAGTAATTGCCAGCCGGTATTGGgcagtaaaatttattataggGTACCCACCAGTCCCATTAACTTCCCACACTAGTAAAACTAATACTGTAGCaggttttattgaaattattaatggtGAAGGTGGTGC includes the following:
- the LOC136345112 gene encoding protein turtle homolog B isoform X3, which translates into the protein MWEREGKVQSHNLKMTVLVNGSLYLQEVEKSDSGIYNCIRENDVKDIKGKVNVTVKSPPSPLIISIKPATVLVLLVWEVNGTGGYPIINFTAQYRLAITNSTWIPVSPNHIPPNARQVEIFSLKPNTTYEFRMWATNQLGRSPLVYVLGTTRGQYSEAELARHFFKGAEHFDTRWWAVAVGVVMGALILLGLGTCVLLYQECRMSPNVVEEPEIIELLPNIILNPGFEGPSHRSDITPDENWNNENPVRLNNNTIVQPQDL
- the LOC136345112 gene encoding protein turtle homolog B isoform X1, translated to MYFTLGSVLCLISIALNVKAATIKKLSVDIGNNLTIKCPLLNSRDVMWEREGKVQSHNLKMTVLVNGSLYLQEVEKSDSGIYNCIRENDVKDIKGKVNVTVKSPPSPLIISIKPATVLVLLVWEVNGTGGYPIINFTAQYRLAITNSTWIPVSPNHIPPNARQVEIFSLKPNTTYEFRMWATNQLGRSPLVYVLGTTRGQYSEAELARHFFKGAEHFDTRWWAVAVGVVMGALILLGLGTCVLLYQECRMSPNVVEEPEIIELLPNIILNPGFEGPSHRSDITPDENWNNENPVRLNNNTIVQPQDL
- the LOC136345112 gene encoding protein turtle homolog B isoform X2 encodes the protein MYFTLGSVLCLISIALNVKAATIKKLSVDIGNNLTIKCPLLNSRDVMWEREGKVQSHNLKMTVLVNGSLYLQEVEKSDSGIYNCIRENDVKDIKGKVNVTVKSPPSPLIISIKPATVLVLLVWEVNGTGGYPIINFTAQYRLAITNSTWIPVSPNHIPPNARQVEIFSLKPNTTYEFRMWATNQLGRSPLVYVLGTTRGQYSEAGAEHFDTRWWAVAVGVVMGALILLGLGTCVLLYQECRMSPNVVEEPEIIELLPNIILNPGFEGPSHRSDITPDENWNNENPVRLNNNTIVQPQDL